A window from Litorilinea aerophila encodes these proteins:
- the purQ gene encoding phosphoribosylformylglycinamidine synthase I, translating to MKPSILILHASGTNRDQEAARACELAGGAPEIVHINQLRRGERRFQDYQILLLPGGFSYGDALGAGTRLALDLHVYFHDELHAFVESGKPVLGICNGFQALVKAGLLPGPLDGTGNGDMATRPATLTENARGHFECRWVHLAVNPQARAGWLAALDELIFCPVAHGEGNFQVKDEATLAALEAEGLVAFRYVDQGGQPAGGQYPLNPNGSVADIAGICNRAGNVVGLMPHPEDHLLPIQNPLGSPGRSGLALFQALVASVQ from the coding sequence ATGAAACCGTCCATTCTGATCCTGCACGCCTCGGGTACCAACCGGGACCAGGAAGCCGCCCGGGCCTGTGAGCTGGCCGGTGGGGCACCCGAGATCGTCCACATCAACCAGTTGCGCCGGGGGGAGCGACGCTTCCAGGACTACCAGATCCTGCTGCTGCCCGGTGGCTTCTCCTACGGCGATGCCCTGGGCGCAGGTACCCGCCTGGCCCTGGATCTCCACGTCTATTTCCACGACGAACTCCATGCCTTTGTGGAGAGCGGCAAACCGGTGCTGGGCATCTGCAACGGCTTTCAGGCCCTGGTCAAGGCCGGCCTGCTGCCCGGTCCCCTGGACGGCACCGGCAATGGCGACATGGCCACCCGGCCGGCTACCCTCACCGAGAACGCCCGCGGCCACTTCGAATGTCGCTGGGTCCACCTGGCCGTCAACCCCCAGGCCCGGGCCGGCTGGCTCGCCGCCCTGGATGAGCTCATCTTCTGCCCGGTGGCCCACGGCGAGGGAAATTTCCAGGTCAAGGATGAAGCTACCCTGGCCGCCCTGGAGGCCGAAGGACTGGTGGCCTTCCGCTATGTGGACCAGGGGGGCCAACCGGCCGGGGGACAATACCCCCTCAACCCCAACGGCTCCGTGGCCGACATAGCGGGCATCTGCAACCGGGCCGGCAACGTGGTCGGCCTGATGCCCCATCCGGAAGATCACCTGCTGCCTATCCAGAACCCCCTGGGCAGCCCCGGCCGCAGTGGCCTGGCCCTCTTTCAGGCCCTGGTGGCCAGCGTCCAATAG
- the purE gene encoding 5-(carboxyamino)imidazole ribonucleotide mutase: MTTVPLVGVIMGSKSDWETMRHAAETLEQFQVPHECRVVSAHRTPEWMMEYASQAEGRGLEVIIAGAGGAAHLPGMVAGHTLLPVIGVPIQSRALNGLDSLLSIVQMPAGVPVATMAIGRAGAINAALLAVAILGARRPELRQRLQAYRQERARQVLAETLE, from the coding sequence ATGACAACAGTGCCCCTGGTGGGCGTGATCATGGGCAGCAAGTCGGACTGGGAGACCATGCGCCATGCCGCGGAGACGCTGGAACAGTTCCAGGTTCCCCACGAGTGTCGGGTGGTTTCGGCCCACCGCACCCCCGAGTGGATGATGGAGTACGCGTCCCAGGCCGAGGGGCGGGGGCTGGAGGTGATCATTGCCGGCGCAGGCGGCGCCGCCCACCTGCCCGGCATGGTGGCCGGCCACACCCTCCTGCCCGTGATCGGCGTGCCCATCCAGAGCCGGGCCCTCAACGGCCTGGATTCCCTGCTTTCCATCGTGCAGATGCCCGCGGGCGTCCCTGTGGCCACCATGGCCATCGGGCGGGCCGGAGCCATTAACGCCGCGCTGCTGGCCGTGGCCATCCTGGGCGCCCGACGGCCAGAACTGCGCCAGCGCCTGCAGGCATACCGCCAGGAACGGGCCCGTCAAGTCCTGGCAGAGACCCTGGAGTAA
- a CDS encoding type II toxin-antitoxin system HicA family toxin — protein sequence MRLPRDLSGDELVLRLEKFGYHITRQRGSHIRLSRVTHEGTHHLTIPRHNPLRVGTLNGILNDVASHLGMSKDELLAQLFQS from the coding sequence ATGAGGCTACCGAGAGATCTGAGTGGAGACGAGCTGGTACTTCGACTCGAAAAATTCGGATATCACATCACCCGCCAAAGAGGCAGTCATATTCGCCTCTCTCGAGTTACCCATGAAGGAACTCATCACCTTACCATTCCGCGCCATAATCCGCTGCGGGTTGGAACTTTGAATGGGATATTAAATGATGTAGCCTCTCACCTGGGCATGAGCAAAGACGAATTACTCGCACAATTGTTCCAATCATGA
- a CDS encoding 5-(carboxyamino)imidazole ribonucleotide synthase has translation MPPTTTMAVTENSKTKTTPILPGATIGVFGSGQLGRMLALEARRMGYRIHTFSPDQDSPTGQVADREVSAAYADLDAVRQFVRGVDVVTFEFENVAAAVADIAAEEGVPVRPGGWVLHTAQQRLREKGFLAEAGLPVTPFVPVHSLADLEAGLARLGCPAVLKTAAFGYDGKGQVKIERPDDAAAAWQTIGQQEAILEGFVDFQCEISVVAARGVDGSFAHYGAIENIHRNHILDISLAPARVARPVAERAVALARSVLEALDVIGVLCVECFVTRGGEVLINEMAPRPHNSGHLTIDAAVTSQFEQQLRAICGLPLGSTELLRPAAMANLLGDLWETGTPDWAAACQVPGVKLHLYGKHEPRPGRKMGHLTALGSSVDEALAQVETARARLQGYAGGRGPTPC, from the coding sequence ATGCCACCCACAACGACCATGGCTGTCACAGAAAATTCCAAAACCAAGACAACGCCGATCCTGCCTGGCGCCACCATCGGCGTCTTCGGCAGTGGCCAGTTGGGGCGCATGTTGGCCCTGGAAGCCCGGCGCATGGGCTACCGCATCCACACCTTCTCCCCAGACCAGGACTCGCCCACCGGCCAGGTGGCCGACCGGGAGGTGAGCGCGGCCTACGCCGACCTGGATGCGGTGCGGCAGTTCGTGCGCGGGGTGGATGTGGTGACCTTCGAGTTCGAGAACGTGGCCGCGGCCGTGGCCGACATCGCCGCAGAGGAGGGCGTGCCCGTCCGCCCCGGGGGCTGGGTGCTCCACACGGCCCAGCAGCGCCTGCGGGAGAAGGGCTTTCTGGCCGAGGCGGGTCTGCCGGTGACGCCCTTCGTGCCGGTCCACAGCCTGGCCGATCTGGAGGCCGGGCTGGCGCGCCTGGGCTGCCCCGCGGTGTTGAAAACCGCGGCCTTCGGCTACGATGGCAAGGGCCAGGTCAAAATCGAGCGCCCAGACGATGCGGCCGCGGCCTGGCAGACCATCGGCCAGCAGGAGGCCATCCTGGAGGGCTTTGTGGACTTTCAGTGCGAGATATCGGTGGTGGCCGCCCGGGGCGTGGACGGCAGCTTCGCCCACTACGGCGCCATCGAAAACATCCACCGCAACCACATCCTGGACATCTCCCTGGCGCCGGCCCGGGTGGCCCGGCCGGTGGCCGAACGGGCGGTGGCCCTGGCACGGTCGGTGTTGGAAGCGCTGGATGTGATCGGCGTGCTCTGTGTGGAATGCTTCGTGACCCGAGGGGGAGAGGTCCTGATCAACGAGATGGCGCCCAGGCCCCACAACTCCGGCCATCTGACCATCGACGCAGCGGTCACCAGCCAGTTCGAGCAACAGTTGCGCGCAATCTGCGGCCTGCCCCTGGGCAGCACCGAGCTGCTGCGCCCGGCAGCCATGGCCAACCTGCTGGGCGACCTGTGGGAAACGGGCACGCCGGACTGGGCAGCGGCCTGCCAGGTGCCGGGCGTGAAGCTCCACCTGTACGGAAAGCACGAACCCCGACCTGGCCGCAAGATGGGCCACCTCACCGCGCTGGGCAGCAGCGTGGATGAGGCCTTGGCCCAGGTTGAGACGGCCCGGGCCCGCTTGCAGGGCTACGCCGGCGGCAGAGGGCCAACCCCCTGTTGA
- a CDS encoding phosphoribosylaminoimidazolesuccinocarboxamide synthase, which translates to MAFPEKSQPAGIVTEEFLAHHLDHALAQVEIPGLDAPERGKVRDIFRHDDRLILVTTDRLSAFDRILGLVPFKGQVLNQLSAFWFEQTADLISNHLLAVPDPNVSVVRRCEPLPVEVVVRGYITGVTQTALWYRYSQGERTIYGIDFPEGLRKNDPLPEPIITPTTKARDGGHDERITSAEVVERGLVDEESWSQICQAAVAIFRRGQEIARRGGLILVDTKYEFGRTPDGQIVLIDEVHTPDSSRFWLAESYADRHAAGQEPENFDKEFIRLYYAERGYRGDGEPFPMPPELAVQAARRYIQVYEMLTGTRFMPGELPAPARIVRNVQAWLAASTG; encoded by the coding sequence ATGGCCTTTCCAGAGAAATCACAACCGGCTGGCATCGTGACTGAGGAATTTCTGGCTCATCACCTGGATCATGCCCTGGCCCAGGTGGAGATCCCGGGGCTGGACGCCCCCGAGCGGGGCAAAGTGCGGGATATCTTCCGCCACGACGACCGGCTGATCCTGGTCACCACCGACCGGCTTTCAGCCTTTGACCGCATCCTGGGCCTGGTGCCCTTCAAGGGCCAGGTCCTCAATCAGCTCTCGGCCTTCTGGTTCGAGCAGACAGCGGATCTCATCAGCAATCACCTGCTGGCGGTACCCGACCCCAACGTGTCCGTGGTCCGCCGCTGTGAGCCCCTGCCGGTAGAGGTGGTGGTGCGGGGGTACATCACCGGCGTCACCCAGACGGCCCTCTGGTACCGCTACAGCCAGGGCGAGCGCACCATCTACGGCATCGACTTCCCCGAAGGGCTGCGAAAGAACGATCCCCTGCCGGAGCCCATCATCACGCCCACCACCAAAGCCCGGGACGGCGGCCACGACGAGCGCATCACGTCCGCCGAAGTGGTGGAGCGGGGCCTGGTGGACGAGGAAAGTTGGTCCCAGATCTGCCAGGCGGCGGTGGCCATTTTCCGGCGAGGCCAGGAGATCGCCCGCCGGGGCGGCCTGATCCTGGTGGATACCAAGTACGAGTTTGGCCGCACGCCCGACGGCCAGATCGTGCTGATCGACGAGGTCCACACGCCCGATTCCAGCCGCTTCTGGCTGGCCGAGAGCTATGCGGACCGCCACGCCGCGGGACAAGAGCCAGAAAATTTCGACAAGGAGTTCATCCGCCTCTACTACGCCGAGCGGGGCTACCGGGGCGACGGCGAGCCTTTTCCCATGCCCCCGGAGCTGGCCGTCCAGGCAGCTCGACGCTACATCCAGGTCTACGAGATGCTCACTGGCACACGTTTCATGCCGGGCGAACTGCCAGCCCCGGCGCGTATTGTCCGCAACGTCCAGGCGTGGCTGGCGGCCTCTACAGGGTGA
- the purL gene encoding phosphoribosylformylglycinamidine synthase subunit PurL, which translates to MQVRIEVRMPHTAAAREIVRQAATLGIRGLTACNLSRLYFLSHHPGTESLQRLCALLLVDPVTEQAHWQIFDGAPPPAESPHAVIEVAPRPGVTDVEARELVRGMAELGLPTCEVATAMRYELVGDLSQADLHRLARQLLCNETVEHYCLGPIIPQFGVAAQAGDQVETVPIRTLTDPELLALSRDRLLSLDVDEMRAIQAFYVAQDRDPTDVELETLAQTWSEHCVHKTFRACIDFTWLDEAGQVKAQETIDGLLRTYIRAATEAIAPPWLHSAFVDNAGIIAFDDTHDLAFKVETHNHPSALEPFGGANTGVGGVVRDILGVSARPIATTDVLCFGPQDLPHEELPEGVLHPRRIADGVVAGIGDYGNKLGLPTASGAVLYDPGYLGNPLVFCGCAGLLPRGSHPTAPQPGDLVVVLGGRTGRDGLHGATFSSAELTHETGEIAGSAVQIGDPITEKGLIEVVERARDQQLYHAITDCGAGGLSSAVGEMGETLGVEVELTRVPLKYPGLVPWEIWLSEAQERMVMAVPPDRLKALQALAEQWDVELSVLGRFRDDGQLRVYHDGRVVADLPMAFLHEGLPRRHMRAVYQDPAPAEEALPDRPAGELLLALLAHPTVASKEAIIRRYDHEVRGGTLVRPCTGPELDGPTDAAVLKPLGTWHHSRAFALSAGINPLLGRRDPYAMAVSAVDEAVRNAVAVGADPDYIAILDNFCWGNPTLPDRLGGLVRACQGCYDAALAYRAPFISGKDSLYNEFNGQPIPGTLLISAIALVPDMHHTVTSDLKAPGNRLYLVGETRPELGGSLLYALLGQEGGTPPGLLADPLPRYRALHRAIRQGLVQACHDLSEGGLAVALAEMAIAGRLGAAITLPTDDLADSGWLFSESNGRLLVEVAPEDVDAFEAHFQGLPLIPLGDVTSAGRLRVQRGNRTLIDLELDTLVSTWKGSLS; encoded by the coding sequence ATGCAAGTTCGAATCGAAGTGCGGATGCCGCACACCGCGGCAGCCCGGGAGATCGTGCGCCAGGCCGCCACGCTGGGAATCCGCGGCCTGACGGCGTGCAACCTCTCCCGGCTCTACTTTCTGTCCCACCACCCGGGCACAGAGTCACTCCAACGGCTCTGTGCCCTTCTGTTGGTAGACCCAGTCACGGAACAGGCCCACTGGCAGATCTTCGACGGCGCACCGCCGCCGGCCGAGAGCCCCCACGCCGTCATCGAGGTGGCCCCCCGGCCGGGCGTCACCGATGTGGAAGCTCGGGAGCTGGTCCGGGGGATGGCCGAACTGGGCCTGCCAACCTGCGAAGTGGCCACGGCCATGCGCTATGAGCTGGTAGGGGACTTGAGCCAGGCCGACCTGCACCGCCTGGCCCGCCAGCTCCTCTGTAATGAAACGGTGGAACATTATTGTCTGGGCCCTATTATACCCCAATTTGGCGTGGCTGCACAGGCCGGCGATCAGGTGGAAACGGTGCCCATCCGCACCCTGACCGACCCGGAACTGCTCGCCCTCAGCCGGGATCGACTCCTCTCCCTGGATGTGGATGAGATGCGCGCGATCCAGGCGTTCTACGTGGCCCAGGATCGGGATCCCACCGATGTGGAGCTGGAAACCCTGGCCCAGACCTGGTCCGAGCACTGCGTCCACAAGACCTTCCGCGCCTGCATCGACTTCACCTGGCTGGACGAGGCAGGCCAGGTCAAGGCGCAGGAGACCATCGACGGTCTCCTGCGCACTTACATTCGCGCGGCCACCGAGGCCATTGCACCGCCCTGGCTCCACTCCGCCTTTGTGGACAACGCCGGCATCATCGCCTTCGACGACACCCATGACCTGGCCTTCAAGGTCGAAACCCACAACCACCCCTCCGCGCTGGAGCCCTTCGGCGGCGCCAACACCGGCGTGGGCGGCGTGGTGCGGGACATCCTGGGCGTCTCCGCCCGGCCCATCGCCACCACCGATGTCCTCTGCTTCGGCCCCCAGGATCTGCCCCACGAGGAGCTGCCCGAGGGGGTTCTCCATCCCCGGCGCATTGCCGACGGCGTGGTGGCCGGCATCGGCGACTACGGCAACAAACTGGGCCTGCCCACAGCCAGCGGCGCCGTCCTCTACGACCCGGGCTACCTGGGCAACCCCCTGGTCTTCTGCGGCTGCGCTGGCCTGCTGCCCCGGGGCAGCCATCCCACCGCCCCCCAACCCGGCGACCTGGTGGTGGTGTTGGGCGGACGAACCGGCCGGGATGGCCTCCACGGCGCCACTTTTTCCTCCGCCGAACTCACCCACGAGACGGGCGAAATCGCCGGCAGCGCGGTTCAAATCGGCGACCCCATCACCGAAAAGGGCCTCATCGAGGTGGTGGAACGGGCCCGGGATCAGCAGCTTTACCACGCCATCACCGACTGCGGCGCCGGCGGCCTCTCCTCGGCCGTAGGCGAGATGGGGGAAACCCTGGGGGTGGAGGTGGAGCTCACCCGCGTGCCCCTCAAATACCCTGGCCTGGTCCCCTGGGAGATCTGGCTCTCCGAGGCCCAGGAGCGCATGGTCATGGCCGTGCCGCCGGACCGGCTGAAGGCCCTCCAGGCCCTGGCCGAGCAGTGGGATGTGGAGCTCAGCGTCCTGGGACGCTTCCGAGACGACGGCCAGCTGCGGGTGTACCACGACGGCCGGGTGGTGGCCGACCTGCCCATGGCCTTCCTGCACGAAGGGCTGCCCCGGCGCCACATGCGCGCGGTCTACCAGGATCCGGCCCCGGCCGAGGAGGCGCTCCCGGATCGCCCGGCGGGTGAGCTGCTGCTGGCCCTGCTGGCCCACCCCACTGTGGCCAGCAAGGAGGCCATCATCCGCCGCTACGACCACGAGGTGCGGGGCGGCACCCTGGTGCGTCCGTGCACCGGCCCCGAGCTGGACGGCCCCACGGATGCCGCGGTGCTCAAACCCCTGGGCACCTGGCATCACAGCCGCGCCTTCGCCCTCAGCGCGGGCATCAACCCGCTCCTGGGCCGACGGGACCCCTACGCCATGGCCGTCAGCGCGGTGGATGAGGCCGTGCGCAATGCGGTGGCCGTGGGCGCGGACCCGGACTACATCGCCATCCTGGACAACTTCTGCTGGGGCAACCCCACCCTGCCGGACCGGCTGGGCGGGCTGGTGCGGGCCTGCCAGGGCTGCTACGACGCCGCCCTGGCCTACCGTGCGCCCTTCATCTCGGGCAAGGACAGCCTGTACAACGAATTCAACGGCCAGCCCATCCCCGGCACTCTGCTCATCTCGGCCATCGCCCTGGTACCGGACATGCACCACACCGTCACGTCGGACCTGAAGGCACCTGGCAACCGGCTCTACCTGGTGGGAGAAACCCGGCCGGAGCTGGGCGGTTCCCTGCTCTATGCCCTGCTGGGCCAGGAAGGGGGCACGCCGCCGGGCCTGCTGGCGGATCCGTTGCCCCGCTACCGGGCCCTGCACCGGGCCATCCGCCAGGGGCTGGTGCAGGCCTGCCACGATTTGAGCGAAGGCGGCCTGGCCGTGGCCCTGGCCGAGATGGCCATCGCCGGTCGGCTGGGCGCCGCCATCACCCTGCCCACGGACGACCTTGCCGACAGCGGGTGGCTCTTCAGCGAGAGCAACGGCCGCCTGCTGGTGGAGGTGGCCCCCGAAGATGTGGACGCCTTTGAGGCTCACTTCCAGGGCCTGCCCCTGATCCCCCTGGGCGACGTCACCTCGGCCGGGCGGCTCAGGGTCCAGCGGGGAAATCGCACCCTGATCGACCTGGAGCTCGATACCCTGGTGTCCACGTGGAAAGGCAGCCTGAGCTAG
- a CDS encoding 2-oxoisovalerate dehydrogenase, with the protein MREIIFLVQDSPEGGYEARALGESIFTEADTLEELRAMVRDAVACHFDESERPQLIRLHFVREEVLPA; encoded by the coding sequence ATGAGGGAAATCATTTTTCTAGTGCAGGATTCCCCAGAAGGTGGATATGAAGCGCGCGCTCTAGGAGAATCGATCTTTACTGAAGCAGACACGCTGGAAGAGCTACGAGCTATGGTACGAGATGCAGTAGCATGTCACTTCGATGAAAGCGAGCGTCCACAACTGATTCGGCTACATTTCGTCCGTGAAGAGGTTCTTCCTGCATGA